The Centroberyx gerrardi isolate f3 chromosome 13, fCenGer3.hap1.cur.20231027, whole genome shotgun sequence genome contains the following window.
GTATTCCTTTTTTCTTGATTTGTATTGCAgaaccacacacagacatacagtatatacaacatACACCACAAATTAACTTTGATGCATCGATCTGGACTGAACTGTGggacatttttttatataaaaccTGACCGCTGTACCATGGTGGTGAAAGTCTCCTGAACACCACTTTCTAACATATACTGTCATGttagtttcacattttctcGAGCAGGACTGATAGACTGAATGAATACAGAAGAAATACTATTCAttcttgggaaaaaaaactttattcatttttgcaaacattcactTTGTTCACACATCCAATCACTAAAACCTGGTACAGGACTCTGATTCAATCTTTCCATCTAAATATTCACTTCATCCACACAATCAATCTGTTAAACCAGTATGTCAgcactgtggaggaaaacaatgaATCCTCTCCCTATTGactatgataataatgatgattacATTTGTAgtgcacttttcttaacaaggttacaaactgtctggaacaaaatcaacatattaACAACTATTCAGATATAATAAAGGAAAGACTTCTAGTGCTGGCTCCATTAAGGCCcatgcagtggaacagaaatatcagaaaatattacagcaacaatacaaatatgaaaaagagatttaaaaaatatagaaaccatacaacagtttacattttcatatgagtAAATGTGTGCTTGACTACTTTCCATCACCTATTGATATAACACATTATTGATTCAACCTATTCCCAGTTcataaaacattttacattgtctgttctaaacaggtctggtcgctctttcatggcaaaaaatcctctgctgcacaggaagtgatgcattttacatttctggtttgtttggaatcagtagaagaagaactgggtagttatgagcagtgatagccaccatggctgaacagacaaagaaaagagcgccacctacagaaactcaaacttcatcaacgcTGTAgtacagtcacagtcacagtactggacactctgtttgattgacaggtgatctctgggaagtgtgcagcgcaaaaacaccacagcaatgagtgcttagcattaaagatggagacaaaataaaaaagaacagcgtaacaataaaaaaacagaatcccGCATATTACTGCTGAATAATTCCAGTCTACTTGAGCTTACACAACTCAGCAGTGTCTCCATTAGAATGGGGAAGCCAAAATCCAGGATAGAGAGGCTGAGTGAATGTggtctggactctgtggaggagagtcatggtttcagagacgctgtagaaggacagaatacCTGCTCTGTGATCCAGGTACACTCCTACTCTGGAGGACCGAGGGCCTGGGATGGGAGTTTTGATATTGTTATGTCTGAATTCATAACTACCGAAACAATCTAATGCCCAAGACTTGTCATTGCATCCAAATTGGCATTCAACAGTGTTCCCTGTTCTGCTAATATCCTTATATGAGACTGCTATTGAGACTTTCCCcccactccactccacctcccagtaacaacgtccagtcagaccctctctacTCAGGACCTGCAACCTCTCAGTGAATCTGTCCGGGTGACTAGAATATAACTGTTCTGCTCCCATTAATGTTGCTTTTCTGTTCCCCTCCAATAATGACAGacgtgtgtttgctgtgtttgggtccagtttGATTTGACGTGAATATTGTAAGAATTCAGCTCTGGTCTTGGGCTCTGGTTGTGGCAGTAAAACATCCACTGGAGTCACTGTCAGTGAAATCTTAGTCCATTCCTCTGTAAGAATGCCCTGTAGTTTATCTctggcctctgacacagctgcagtcacatcCTCAAAGTAGCGCAGAGGACGGATATTGGTGCTGGGTGAGTCTGTAGATTCACTGAGACGTGAGATGGAAGTGTACCTCTGTAGAAAATGGAtgtgatcctctgtgtgtgggagctgctccagctcagcATCTTCCCTCCTCAGCTCAGCaatctcctgcttcagcttctcctgaaGTTCTTCAGCCTGACAAACTTGAGTTTTCTGCCGGGATCTGATCTGCTCCTTCACATCAGAGCTTCTTTTCTCAATGAGACGGACCAGCTCAGTGAAGTTCTTCTCGCTGTGCTCCACTGCTTTATCAGCAGAGAGATTGATAGCCTCCACCTGCTGTTGAAGCACCttcacatctttctctctgttctggaTTCTCTGCTGGATTTTTTGCCGACTCACCCCgagctctttctgcctctcagtccattctgctgcagctgagactgTGTCGTGGCCTTTATGTTCATCCATGGAGCAGAGATAACAGATACACTGCTGATCAGTACGGCAGAAAATCTTCATCACCTCGTCATGATGAGAGCAGATGTTCTCCTGAAGCTTCATGGAGGGGTCGACCagcttgtgtttttcaaaggtaGAGGATTCAtagtgaggctggaggtgctgctcacagtaagaggccagacacaccagacaGGACTTGAGGGCTTTCAGCTTTCTCCCAGTGCAGAAATCACAGGCCACATCTCCAGGTCTGGCATGGGAATGATCAGGAGGAGTAGCTTGGAGTCCTGTCTTTTTGAGTTTCTCCACTAAATTTGCAAACATGATATTTTTCCCCAGGACAGGCCTTGGTGTGAAGGTTTTTCTGCACTGGGGGCagctgtggattttcttctgaTCCTCTTCATCCCAGTATCCTttaatacagctcatgcagtagcTGTGTCCACAGGGAATAGTCACCGGAtccttcagtagatccagacaGATCGAACAGCAAAAATTGTCTTGGTCCAGCTGAATTCCTCGCTGCGCCATTTCACTTCTCAGTGACAGTGTGTCAGATagtttcattttctctcaacAGGTAAAAGTTATGCTCCAATCAAAAATCTGTTCCTTGTCTTCATGTTAATTTGCTGATCTGCAGTGAATGGGCTTGTCAGCTCCTACGCTTCACAACATGTTGTTTACACCCATCTTTACACTGGCAGATCTGTGAAAGGAGGGAACAGGAAATATCTGGTCAGAATGGAACTGGCTGTGTTTGagaccaggaagaagagggaggggttaTCAGGTTCTGCTTCATACCAGAA
Protein-coding sequences here:
- the LOC144542109 gene encoding tripartite motif-containing protein 16-like isoform X2: MAQRGIQLDQDNFCCSICLDLLKDPVTIPCGHSYCMSCIKGYWDEEDQKKIHSCPQCRKTFTPRPVLGKNIMFANLVEKLKKTGLQATPPDHSHARPGDVACDFCTGRKLKALKSCLVCLASYCEQHLQPHYESSTFEKHKLVDPSMKLQENICSHHDEVMKIFCRTDQQCICYLCSMDEHKGHDTVSAAAEWTERQKELGVSRQKIQQRIQNREKDVKVLQQQVEAINLSADKAVEHSEKNFTELVRLIEKRSSDVKEQIRSRQKTQVCQAEELQEKLKQEIAELRREDAELEQLPHTEDHIHFLQRYTSISRLSESTDSPSTNIRPLRYFEDVTAAVSEARDKLQGILTEEWTKISLTVTPVDVLLPQPEPKTRAEFLQYSRQIKLDPNTANTRLSLLEGNRKATLMGAEQLYSSHPDRFTERLQVLSREGLTGRCYWEVEWSGGKVSIAVSYKDISRTGNTVECQFGCNDKSWALDYCYKSYQFKHNNIRTPIPGPRSSRVGVYLDHRAGILSFYSVSETMTLLHRVQTTFTEPLYAGFWLPYSAGDTAELCKLK
- the LOC144542109 gene encoding tripartite motif-containing protein 16-like isoform X3 — its product is MAQRGIQLDQDNFCCSICLDLLKDPVTIPCGHSYCMSCIKGYWDEEDQKKIHSCPQCRKTFTPRPVLGKNIMFANLVEKLKKTGLQATPPDHSHARPGDVACDFCTGRKLKALKSCLVCLASYCEQHLQPHYESSTFEKHKLVDPSMKLQENICSHHDEVMKIFCRTDQQCICYLCSMDEHKGHDTVSAAAEWTERQKELGVSRQKIQQRIQNREKDVKVLQQQVEAINLSADKAVEHSEKNFTELVRLIEKRSSDVKEQIRSRQKTQVCQAEELQEKLKQEIAELRREDAELEQLPHTEDHIHFLQRYTSISRLSESTDSPSTNIRPLRYFEDVTAAVSEARDKLQGILTEEWTKISLTVTPVDVLLPQPEPKTRAEFLQYSRQIKLDPNTANTRLSLLEGNRKATLMGAEQLYSSHPDRFTERLQVLSREGLTGRCYWEVEWSGGKVSIAVSYKDISRTGNTVECQFGCNDKSWALDCFGSYEFRHNNIKTPIPGPRSSRVGVYLDHRAGILSFYSVSETMTLLHRVQTTFTQPLYPGFWLPHSNGDTAELCKLK
- the LOC144542109 gene encoding tripartite motif-containing protein 16-like isoform X1, producing MAQRGIQLDQDNFCCSICLDLLKDPVTIPCGHSYCMSCIKGYWDEEDQKKIHSCPQCRKTFTPRPVLGKNIMFANLVEKLKKTGLQATPPDHSHARPGDVACDFCTGRKLKALKSCLVCLASYCEQHLQPHYESSTFEKHKLVDPSMKLQENICSHHDEVMKIFCRTDQQCICYLCSMDEHKGHDTVSAAAEWTERQKELGVSRQKIQQRIQNREKDVKVLQQQVEAINLSADKAVEHSEKNFTELVRLIEKRSSDVKEQIRSRQKTQVCQAEELQEKLKQEIAELRREDAELEQLPHTEDHIHFLQRYTSISRLSESTDSPSTNIRPLRYFEDVTAAVSEARDKLQGILTEEWTKISLTVTPVDVLLPQPEPKTRAEFLQYSRQIKLDPNTANTRLSLLEGNRKATLMGAEQLYSSHPDRFTERLQVLSREGLTGRCYWEVEWSGGKVSIAVSYKDISRTGNTVECQFGCNDKSWALDCFGSYEFRHNNIKTPIPGPRSSRVGVYLDHRAGILSFYSVSETMTLLHRVQTTFTQPLYPGFCFHHHGTAVRFYIKKCPTVQSRSMHQS